The proteins below come from a single Drosophila miranda strain MSH22 chromosome Y unlocalized genomic scaffold, D.miranda_PacBio2.1 Contig_Y1_pilon, whole genome shotgun sequence genomic window:
- the LOC117189468 gene encoding uncharacterized protein LOC117189468 — MWTYMMAAARGDRVNSMMSTRRRPETESPKYGYNLSSRPMYRTTRFVGPASSAPAQLQLPYQSHHQQPGALPVPPPLEEISGGLFAPFAPTAAISVEQAASSIPLGAETDERLEVHQLHYPRRSWQRTHRHGNQVEVDDDEDDDDFGGANGEDNQEEVIAPTDLQQHRHKHHQLQNHRHQRQQQPHQQHSSDPSYVENGRKLIQTSTLVFIMRMCSCPA; from the exons ATGTGGACCTACATGATGGCTGCCGCCCGCGGAGATCGGGTTAACTCAATGATGTCCACCAGAAGACGCCCCGAAACCGAATCCCCAAAATACGGATACAA CCTCTCCTCCCGCCCCATGTACCGCACCACCCGCTTCGTGGGACCCGCCTCCTCAGCGCCCGCCCAGTTGCAGCTGCCCTATCAATCgcaccaccagcagccagGGGCGTTGCCGGTCCCACCTCCACTCGAAGAGATTAGCGGTGGCTTGTTCGCTCCGTTTGCGCCAACCGCAGCGATTTCTGTCGAACAGGCAGCCAGCTCGATTCCCTTGGGAGCGGAAACCGATGAGCGCCTGGAGGTGCATCAACTTCATTATCCACGCAGAAGTTGGCAAAGGACCCATCGCCATGGAAATCAGGTTGAGGTGGATGACGacgaggatgatgatgatttcGGTGGGGCTAATGGTGAGGACAACCAAGAGGAAGTCATTGCTCCGACTGATCTGCAGCAGCATCGACACAAGCACCACCAGCTGCAGAACCATCGCCACCAAcgacaacagcagccgcaccAGCAGCACTCCAGTGATCCCAGCTACGTGGAAAACGGCAGAAAGCTGATACAG